The segment CGTATGCAAAATGCGCATCGTCTTTCCCCCTCCGCGTCATTCCACCGCGATAATGTATTGGCCGTCAAACGAATACAAATAGCACTCCGCTACCGGCACGCGCCAAATTTGCTCAATCGCTTGCCGATACAGGCGCATTTGCGTTCCGTAGCGGCCGAGCAAAAAGCGGGCGGCCTCCTCTTTCTGGCCGGCAAAACGGCCGGTCACCTCATCCGTTTTATAGTCGATCATCACATAACCGCGCTCATCCGCAAACACACAGTCAATCACCCCTTGGACAAGCACCCGGCGGTCGTCTTCCATCCCGTCATGCCCGTAAAGATGGGAAGCCGGAAGCCCTAGACTGAATGGCACTTCCCGGTGCACCTCGCGGGCGGCGCAAAGGCGGCGGCCGATATCCGTAGCGAAAAAGGCGGCGATCGCGGCCGCATCGACCGCTTCGGCTTGCTCGGCCGACAACAGCTCTTTTTCGATGAGCCGACCCATTTGCTCACGGATGGACGCTTCACTGACCGGCGCACGCAAGTCGAGATGGCGCATGACGATATGAAGCGCGGTTCCTTTTTCCATCGGCGTCAACGTTTTTTCCTGCATAAAGCGCGGCCGCGAGAAAATCGGCGCTGTTCCTTGGCGCAGCGGCCATTCACTCGCCAGCTCGCCAAACAGCACCCGTTGCTCTTTCAGCTCCGACACCGACTGTTTGGCGCGCACAATCGTCCCTTTTTCATAGCGATACCGCCATAACAAACGCCGCTCTGCTTCCTCTTTCCAGCCGCCGCCAGCCGGAACCGGGCGGCCATGTTCAAGCGCAGCGAGCACGCTCTCGTCCGCCTGGTCGGCAGCCGCCTCGCCGCTGCGCAGCTCGGCCGCGGGCACAATGGCAATGCGCCATACGGACGGATGGGAGGCGATTTCATCCGGCGCCTTCTCTCCCGCTAAAATGCACCCGTCGCGGTGGCGAATGAGCGCCCGGCCGATCCAGTCTAAATAGGAACGGGCCGATGCCCGCACATCGTCGGGAAGCAGCCATTCGCGTTCTCCCGCAACGCCTTTCCATTTTTCGATCTCCTTATCGGCATCGTTGACCGCGGCGAGCAAATAAAGCTTCTCTTTCGCTCTTGTCAGCGCAACGTACAAAATGCGCATTTCCTCGGCGAGCAGCTCAAGCCGCTTTTTCACTTGGATCGCCAGCAATGGCAGCGTTGGATAGCTGATGCGCAGCTGTGGGTGGACAAAACGGGCGCCAAAGCCGAGCTCTTTATCCAACAAGTACGGATGATGCAAATCTCGCGTATAAAACGGGCGGGCGAGTCCGGCCAGAAAGACGACCGGAAACTCGAGCCCTTTGCTGCTATGGATCGTCATCACCCGCACGACATCTTCCTGCTCACCAAGCGGCCGGGCTGCTCCTAAATCATCGCCGCGCTCCTGCAGCCGCTCAATAAAGCGGAGAAAGCGGAACAGCCCGCGAAAGGCCGTCGATTCGTATTGGCGGGCGCGATCATACAAGGCGCGCAAATTGGCCTGCCGTTGCTTTCCACCCGGCAGCGCGCCGACAAAATCGTAAAATTGTGTATCGCGATACAGCTGCCAGATGAGGTCGGCCAACGAGCGGCGGCGGGCCATCGTGCGCCAGCGCCCGAGCTGCTCCAAAAACGCGGCCGCTTTTTTCTTGGCGGCCTCCTCCTCATCCGTTTCCGCCGGCTTTTGCCGGAACAACTGAAGCGCCTCATAAAACGTTCCTTTTGGATCGGCGAGGCGGATCATGGCCAGCTCGTTTTCATCAAAGCGAAACAGCGGCGAGCGGAGCACAGCGGCGAGCGGAATGTCTTGGTGCGGGTTGTCAATGACTTTCAGAAGCGACAGCATCACCGAAACTTCCGTCGCCTGAAAGTAGCCGGACGATAAATCGGCAGCCGCCGGAATGCCGTGCGCCTGCAGCTGCTCGATCATTTGCGGGGCGTTCGTCATCGAACGGACGAGCACAACGATGTCTCGGTACATGGCACGCCGCGGTTGCCCGCTTGAGCGGTCATGCACATAAAATGGCCGCGACACGATTTCTTTGATTTTCTCGGCCATTAGGCGCGCCTCCAGCTCGGAGCCCTCAAGCTCCGCTGCCTCTTCGTCCTCTTCTTCCGCCGCGCGCTGCCGGTTGATGATCATCACTTCCGGAACAGTATCTGCCCCATCCGGATAATCGGCGCCATACTTAAGCTGGGCTGCTTCATCGTACGCCATCTCCCCAACGGTTTCCCCCATGATTTGTGCAAAAAGGAAGTTCGTGCCGTCCAGCACCTCGGCGCGGCTGCGGAAATTGCGCGCCAAATCAATTCTCATTCCCCCTGCGGCCCCATCAGCGGCAAACCGTTTGTATTTGTCCAAAAACAGCATCGGCTCGGCGAGGCGAAAACGATAAATCGACTGCTTGACATCGCCGACCATAAATAAGTTGCCAGTCCGCTCGCTTCCTTTTTTGACGAGCTGCAAAATCGCTTCTTGCACAAGGTTCGTATCTTGATACTCATCGACAAGCACTTCATCAAACTGCGCTTGGTACTCCAAAGCGGCCGCCGATGGCTGCCATTCGCCCGTTTTCGGGTCGCGCTGCCGCAAAACATGCAGACAATAATGTTCCAAATCAGAAAAGTCGACGATCCCTTTTTCACGTTTCACGGCTTGAAACCTAGCGGAAAAACGGCGGACAAGCGCAACGATCGTCTCAACCGCCGGCTTCATCTCCCGCATATGGCGGATCCAGACAGACGGGGGCAGCGAAAATATGTTGTCGCGCAGCGCTTCCAGTTTCTTCTTCGCCTGGTCGCGAAGCGATTTCGCCTCATCGACGAGCCACTTGTCATAGCCATCGCCGCGACAGCCCGGAAGCCGGCCGAACGCCAGCGACTGCAAAGCACGATACAGTCCTTCCCACGATTGCGACCGCCATCTTTCAAGTTCAGCGACAACGGCGGCATCCTCGCGCAGCCGTTTCTCATACGGCCGCGGCCCGCCCGGTTCCTGCGCAAGACGCAACGCCCTTTCGATGAGCCGTTTGGCCGCTGCCAGCTCCATCGCCGCATGTTGGTTGATATAGCGCGATGGCAAAAGCGACTCGGGCGGCGTCTGTTCATCGACCTCATACATGGATACAAGGCCTTTCAGCCATTCATCGGGCGCGGGGTGGGAGCGGGAGAAGTCATGCAACGCGAAAATCATGTCTTGCAGCTCGGCATCGCTCCGGTCTCCGGTGTAAGCATCAATGACGGCAAAAAAGCGCTCGTTATCCGCCTTTCCATATTCCTCCTCAAGCAGCTCCTCAAGGACGTCCTCTTTCAGCAGTTCGATTTCTGTCTCATCAGCGATGCGAAACGACGGATCCAGATCGAGCAAATAATAATATTTGCGGATGACATCTAAGCAAAACGAATGGAGCGTCGAAATCGAGGCGCGGTTGAGCAGGCTGAGCTGGCGCCGCAAATGGAGCGAATGCGGCCGCTTGGCGAGTTCGCGCTCGAGCGCCTCGCCGATCCTTGCTTTCATCTCAGCCGCCGCAGCGTTCGTAAACGTGACGACAAGAAGGCGGTCAATATCGGTCGCCTCGTCTTCCGCCGTTACTTTTTGGATGATTCGCTCAACAAGAACGGCCGTTTTTCCAGACCCGGCCGCCGCAGCGACGAGAACGTCCCGGCCGCCGGCCACGATGGCTTTCCACTGTTCATCCGTCCACCGGCTTCCGGCCGGCTTCGGGCGAAACGCAACGCTCAAGATTCTCCCCTCCCTTTCGTTATATTCTTCATCACGTCTTCCCCCGTCTGTGGGGCAAGCTTTCGGAATTCGTTGCCGGACAGCGCCTCGTCAAATTGGCATATGGACTTAAAGGCGCAAAAGTCGCACGCTGTTTTGCTTTTCAGCTTGTACGGGGCAATCGATACAATGCCGTCAGCGATTTGTCCGCCAATATCGGCAAACAGACGGCGGACGTGCTGGCGAAGCGCATCAAAATCAGAAGCGCTCACGACCGAAGACTGCGAATGAATCGCCCCGCTGCTCGTCAGCCTAACCGGCACAATCAGCGACCGCTGCCCTTTTTCCAATTGACTGTCCATCAGCCGGATTGCCTCCACATCGGCAAGCAGCAGACCGCGCATCCGAAACGGCTCAAGAAGTTGTTTCGCCATCTCCGCTTCATCGTCAAGCCACTGCTTCGCCTTCACAATCGGATTATGGACATGGAAATAGAGCACCCCGGCCGGCAGCGCCGGCTGTTTGACAAGTTGCTCAGCATACGTGAGCACAATGTCCAAATAGGTAAGCATTTGCAACGCCAAACCGTAATACACTTCCGTCAAATCAAGCGTTTTGGCGCTCGATTTGTAATCGATGATGCGAAGAAATACTCCTTCGCTGCTTTCTGCCTTGTCAACGCGGTCGATTCGCCCGACAAGCTCCATAACCGTCCCGTCGCGAAGTTGAAAGCGAAGCGGCGGCAAGTCGCCGCCCGGTCCAAACGCCAGCTCGAGCCCGATCGGAACAAAGCCGCTCGCCCGCGCATGCTCGCTCAACACGTGGGTCGTGCGGGCGACAACGTGTTTTAATTTCCGTTTCATATATTCATAGCGAGACGAACTGGACAGCACTTGCTGTTGAATGAGGGGGGCAAGCCGTTCGACCGCTTCATCCGACAGACGCTCGCAATCCGGTTGGGACAGTTCGCGCCAATCAACGTGCTGTTCGCGCAGCCGGTCGGCGATTTGTTTAATGGCCGCATGGAACAACTGGCCGACATCCGGCGCCTCGAGGCGGAAAATGCTTCGCTCCTTCAAGCGCAGCCCGTGTGAAATAAAATGGGCGTACGGGCATTTTTGAAACTGCTCCATGCGCGAGACGCTCGCCTGAATTTTTTTTCCGTACAACCGCCGGCTCCATTGTTTTTTCAACGGCGCGGCTTTGTTTGTATAAAACAGCGCCGACACCGCCTTTTGCACCCTCTCGTTCCATTCCGGGCGGGCGATGAACACGTTGTACACATCCCACCAAAGCGGATCGATGCCATAGTTTCGCTTCCATGCGCGCAGCTGGCTGACCAAATACGTTTGTGTCGCCTGCGGCGCTGTCACAAACGCCTCCGCCTTCTCTTCCGGGGCATCGAACGGATCGTTGCCGCACAAGCGCACCTTCACCTTCGGGAACAGCTCCGACAATTGTTTAATCAGCGGCGATGGCATGAGCGCTTTCCCTTCGCCATCGGCCAGCGGGTATGTAACATACAGCCGTTCGCTTGGACAGGCAAGCGCCAGGTAGATAAAAAACGGATCGTAAAACAGCTGTTCCCGGCTCCCCGGCGCAAGCGCCACACCGAGTTCGCGCAGCTGCTCCCGTTCGATTTCCGCCATAAGCCCATCCTCTTTCGCCCTGGCCGGAATGACGCCATCGTTGACGCCAATGACAAACGCATACTTCACGCCGATGAGGCGCGAACGGTCGAGCTGGGCGACGATCACTTGATCGATGGCCGGCGGCACAAGGGAGAACTCAAGCCGGTCAAGCCCGACCTCGATAATTTTGGCAAATTCGGCTAACGACAACGGTTCCGCTCCGAGCATTTCAACGTATTGGTCAAGCAAATCGATGACCGCGTTCCACACCTGCTCATGCTGGCGCGCTTCCACGAGGCGTCCTTCCGCTTCCGCCTGCGCGCTCATTTGTTCCAGCTTTTTCGGAATCTGCAATTCTTCTAACAAGAGATATAGCGCCGTGCAATACCCGCGCCCGTCCTTAGCCCGGCGCAAACGGCGCTCAAGGCGGCGGAGCGGGGCGGCCAGCGTCTCCCGCCATTCGTTCAACTTGTCCTCAAATTGCCGTTCTTCATCCGTCTGCGGCACATTCAACCCGTCAAGCGCCCGGTAGCGCCGATACGGCCAGCGCTCGCCGCTCGTCCATTTGTCCCCCTTCATCCCATAAGCAAGAACATAGTTTTCGAGTTTGTCGGCTGCCTCGCGCCACATGACCAAGTCACCGTCCAACGGAAAGAGCAAATCCGTCTTCACAGCGCGAAACACCGCCTCATACCGCCAGTTTGTGGAAATGGTTTCCAAAGCAGCGCGCACAAGTTCAATGAGCGGATGATGGTGCATCGGCTCTTTTTCATCCATAAAATACGGGATGCCAAAATCAAAAAACACCGTCTTCACAAGGTCGCGGTACGCCTCCGTTTGGCGGATGACGAGCGCGATGTCGCGATAGCGCGCCCCTTCGTCGCGGACAAGACGGATGATTTCCCGGGCGACCGCTTCCAGTTCTGCGCGGCGGTTGGCCGCCTCATAAAGGCAGACCGCACCGTCTTCCGCTTCGTAAGGCGGCAGCGGGCGGCGATGAAACTGCGCCTCGAGATGGGCGAGCGCCCCGCTTTGATGACGTCGGTTTTCCGCGAGCACGACCGGCTCTTCAAGCAAAACATCGTTGGCCAAGGCAAGCTCGCGCAACTGGCGGTACGTCTGCGCCGGCAGATAAAACAAGTCGAGCTCGTCCGGCATCGCACCATCATACGGGCGGTCGACCGTCAGGCAAACGGTGACCCGCCGGCAATGACGAAGAAGCTGCTTAATCACTATGTATTCTTGCGGGGCAAAATGATGGAATCCGTCGATATAAACATCGGCATCGCGCAAATAGCAGGAGCGGGGGATTTGTTCGGCGAGCAGGCGCAAATAATCTTCCGAATCGAGGTAATGGCCGCTTAAGCTCCGCTCGAGCTCTGCATAAACGAGCGCGACATCGCTGAGCTTATCGGCCAGCAGGCGCCGGCCCGGCCGGCTCGGCCCGCTTTCCAGCTCCTCGACACGGCGGCGAAGCTCGTCCGGCGTTAAGCAATACCGCTTGCATTCGGCGATCATCTCATGCAGCTGCTCGACAAAACCACTTTTGTCCGCCGCACGGCCAAACAGTCTAAGCTCCTGTTTCCGCTGTTCAATAATTTTGCGAATCATCATTTGCACGCCGACATCGTGGACGTGGTAGCGGTTCATGCCTCCCGTCTCCTGCAAGACGCGCCAGGCGAGGCGGGGGAAGCTGAACACTTGGGCGCGGATCATTCCTCCTGCTCCCTCGGTATGGATTAAGGCGTATTCACATTGAAACGTCATCTGCTCCGGAACGAGGTAAACAATCGTCTTTCCTCTCGGATCTTCCTGCAGCTTGCGGCGGATTTCCGCAAGACACATAGCCGTCTTCCCGCTTCCCGATCGTCCAAGCAAAAAGCGAAGCGACACGGCGATCACCACCATTCGTTTCCTTTATCTCTTCCATTTTAGCACATATGTTCGTATTTGGTAAAGAAAAAACTGCCTTCCTTGAAAGCAACCGCTCCCTTAGGCAAAACCGCCGCCGCACCTCGATGCGCCATTTTCTCAAAAATGGAAAGCAATCTCCCGAAACGGCCAATAGCGGAGGTCTACCTTGCCGACCACTTGACTGATTTTGACGAAGCCGAAATGGCGGCTGTCCCAACTGCTGAGCCGATTGTCGCCAAGGACAAAAATGCAGCCGGCCGGCACCCGCTTTTCTCCCGTCACCTCTTCAAGGGTAAAATCGCCTGTCAGCTTCCCGCTAAGGAGTTGCTGCTTATACGGCCGCAAATACGGTTCATCGACCTGTCGACCGTTAATATACAGCACATCGTTTTTGTACTCGATCCGATCCCCCGGCAGCCCGATGACCCGTTTCACGTAATCTTCCTTTTGATTGGCGTGAAACACGACGACATCAAACCGATGAATCGGGGCAATTTCATAACGGATCTTATTGACGATCAGCAAATTGCCGCTTTGCAGCGTCGGCATCATTGACTTTCCTTCCACCATATAATTGCTGAAAACGAAAAAACGGAGCATGGCGACAAACCCGACAGCGGCGAGCCATGGCCAACGGCGTCCCCGCTTCTTTCCTTGTTTCCGTTTGGTCACTCCCCGTCCCCCTCGCTGCGTTGTTTTTCCGTCAACGAAAATCTCGCCTCTACTCGTTTTCCCGCATACCAAAGCAGCAGCACAACAACAGCGATCGCCGCCGTACGCAACGGCTGGCGGACAAGCGCCACCAAGTCATACCCGATAAAGCTGATCGTAAAAATCATGATCATCTTTCCAAGCAAGACCGCTAATACAAACTGCTGGCGGCTGATGCGTGACAGACCGGCAACGATATTGACAAGCGCCGACGGGGTGAAAGGAAAGCAATACAGCAAAAACAGCGGCCCGAATCCGTGCCGTTCAATCCAGTGCATAAACTGGCGCACTTTTGGATGGCGGCGGACAAAGTGAAAGAAACGCTGCTGGCCGATCTTCCGCGTCAGCCAAAAGACGATGAGCGAGCCGAGCGAAGCGCCAAGCCAGGAAATGAAAAACCCTTTCCACAACCCGAATGCCGCTGCGTTCGCCATCACAAACACAACCATCGGCAAAATCGGAAAAAACGACTCGAGCAGCGTCGCCGCAATGCCGGGAAATATGCCGAAGGAACGGTAATGGTCGAGCAAGGAAAGCACGTGGTCGAGCGTGAGCCATTGTTTCAAAGTTTCCATATTCATCGTTCTTTCTCCATTCAAATGCCGTTTATATTTTTATTTTACACGCTCGGCCGCGCAATTTGAACTTTTGCTTGTGAAAACCCATTTTTTATCATGGCGGTTATTCCGTCACATGCTTTTCTTGCTGCATGCGATATATGTATTGCAGTTTGCGCTCTCTCGCCTCCATTCGCTCCGACAGTTTCGTCCGCAGCTGGGCTGTTCGGTGCAATTGGTTGATGAAAGATTTGCAGGACACATCGAGGACAACGCTTTTCCCGTTGCGGAAGTATACAACCGTCCGCTCATATTTCGCAGGCTCATACCGATAGACATGCATATGCGACAGCCAAACACAGCAGGAATCTTTCGGGGAAGCGGTGGGAAAGAAGTAAATTTCGTTGGACGGTTCAATGGCGATCGGCGCTTTGTGGGTGATGCCGATCACGGCCTTTGTTCCCTCTTTTCTGCCTTGAAAGCTGCAGCCATAATAATCGCAGCTATGTCTAATAATGTCGAGGGGCGTTTGTTTGACAATGTACTCGCCATCTTCCTCGACGACCTTTGCATACAGGTCATTGTTCAACAAATAAGGGAGAATCGCCATCGTATAACGGCTCACGACGAAATGGTTTAGGATGATAAATTCATTTACTTTCATCGTCTCATCTCCTCTCAACGAACTCACCACTCCTATCATACCACTAATAGTTATATTTTTCTATATTTTGAAAAAAGTTAGCGGGTTTTTTGCACAAAAAATCCCATGACGATCGTCATGGGCATTGTCAGGAGTTTTCAAACGTCTGGCCGATTTCTTTCATTGCTAAATACTCGTTCGCTTGCTCGAGCGCCGTATGTTCGCCGACCGAATCGCCTGCATACGTTTCCTCGTTCATCCACGATTGTTCAAAATGGAGATCGGTGCTGACGCGGAATTCGGCAGGGATTAGCTCCGGCAGACTATCTTTTTTCTTTTCCATTTCATCGCCTCCCTCCGTCTATAGAGTGCGCCAGCTTTTTCCTTTTATACGCAAAAAAAGCCCGGTCAAACCGGGCTTCCGTCGATATACGGCAATAGCCGCCGTCAAGCGGTCGTAAACTGCTCCTCTTCCGTCGATCCT is part of the [Flavobacterium] thermophilum genome and harbors:
- a CDS encoding Genetic competence transcription factor → MKVNEFIILNHFVVSRYTMAILPYLLNNDLYAKVVEEDGEYIVKQTPLDIIRHSCDYYGCSFQGRKEGTKAVIGITHKAPIAIEPSNEIYFFPTASPKDSCCVWLSHMHVYRYEPAKYERTVVYFRNGKSVVLDVSCKSFINQLHRTAQLRTKLSERMEARERKLQYIYRMQQEKHVTE
- the addB gene encoding ATP-dependent helicase/deoxyribonuclease subunit B, with product MVVIAVSLRFLLGRSGSGKTAMCLAEIRRKLQEDPRGKTIVYLVPEQMTFQCEYALIHTEGAGGMIRAQVFSFPRLAWRVLQETGGMNRYHVHDVGVQMMIRKIIEQRKQELRLFGRAADKSGFVEQLHEMIAECKRYCLTPDELRRRVEELESGPSRPGRRLLADKLSDVALVYAELERSLSGHYLDSEDYLRLLAEQIPRSCYLRDADVYIDGFHHFAPQEYIVIKQLLRHCRRVTVCLTVDRPYDGAMPDELDLFYLPAQTYRQLRELALANDVLLEEPVVLAENRRHQSGALAHLEAQFHRRPLPPYEAEDGAVCLYEAANRRAELEAVAREIIRLVRDEGARYRDIALVIRQTEAYRDLVKTVFFDFGIPYFMDEKEPMHHHPLIELVRAALETISTNWRYEAVFRAVKTDLLFPLDGDLVMWREAADKLENYVLAYGMKGDKWTSGERWPYRRYRALDGLNVPQTDEERQFEDKLNEWRETLAAPLRRLERRLRRAKDGRGYCTALYLLLEELQIPKKLEQMSAQAEAEGRLVEARQHEQVWNAVIDLLDQYVEMLGAEPLSLAEFAKIIEVGLDRLEFSLVPPAIDQVIVAQLDRSRLIGVKYAFVIGVNDGVIPARAKEDGLMAEIEREQLRELGVALAPGSREQLFYDPFFIYLALACPSERLYVTYPLADGEGKALMPSPLIKQLSELFPKVKVRLCGNDPFDAPEEKAEAFVTAPQATQTYLVSQLRAWKRNYGIDPLWWDVYNVFIARPEWNERVQKAVSALFYTNKAAPLKKQWSRRLYGKKIQASVSRMEQFQKCPYAHFISHGLRLKERSIFRLEAPDVGQLFHAAIKQIADRLREQHVDWRELSQPDCERLSDEAVERLAPLIQQQVLSSSSRYEYMKRKLKHVVARTTHVLSEHARASGFVPIGLELAFGPGGDLPPLRFQLRDGTVMELVGRIDRVDKAESSEGVFLRIIDYKSSAKTLDLTEVYYGLALQMLTYLDIVLTYAEQLVKQPALPAGVLYFHVHNPIVKAKQWLDDEAEMAKQLLEPFRMRGLLLADVEAIRLMDSQLEKGQRSLIVPVRLTSSGAIHSQSSVVSASDFDALRQHVRRLFADIGGQIADGIVSIAPYKLKSKTACDFCAFKSICQFDEALSGNEFRKLAPQTGEDVMKNITKGRGES
- a CDS encoding SNARE associated Golgi protein, whose product is MNMETLKQWLTLDHVLSLLDHYRSFGIFPGIAATLLESFFPILPMVVFVMANAAAFGLWKGFFISWLGASLGSLIVFWLTRKIGQQRFFHFVRRHPKVRQFMHWIERHGFGPLFLLYCFPFTPSALVNIVAGLSRISRQQFVLAVLLGKMIMIFTISFIGYDLVALVRQPLRTAAIAVVVLLLWYAGKRVEARFSLTEKQRSEGDGE
- the spsB gene encoding Signal peptidase IB — protein: MTKRKQGKKRGRRWPWLAAVGFVAMLRFFVFSNYMVEGKSMMPTLQSGNLLIVNKIRYEIAPIHRFDVVVFHANQKEDYVKRVIGLPGDRIEYKNDVLYINGRQVDEPYLRPYKQQLLSGKLTGDFTLEEVTGEKRVPAGCIFVLGDNRLSSWDSRHFGFVKISQVVGKVDLRYWPFREIAFHF
- the addA gene encoding ATP-dependent helicase/nuclease subunit A: MSVAFRPKPAGSRWTDEQWKAIVAGGRDVLVAAAAGSGKTAVLVERIIQKVTAEDEATDIDRLLVVTFTNAAAAEMKARIGEALERELAKRPHSLHLRRQLSLLNRASISTLHSFCLDVIRKYYYLLDLDPSFRIADETEIELLKEDVLEELLEEEYGKADNERFFAVIDAYTGDRSDAELQDMIFALHDFSRSHPAPDEWLKGLVSMYEVDEQTPPESLLPSRYINQHAAMELAAAKRLIERALRLAQEPGGPRPYEKRLREDAAVVAELERWRSQSWEGLYRALQSLAFGRLPGCRGDGYDKWLVDEAKSLRDQAKKKLEALRDNIFSLPPSVWIRHMREMKPAVETIVALVRRFSARFQAVKREKGIVDFSDLEHYCLHVLRQRDPKTGEWQPSAAALEYQAQFDEVLVDEYQDTNLVQEAILQLVKKGSERTGNLFMVGDVKQSIYRFRLAEPMLFLDKYKRFAADGAAGGMRIDLARNFRSRAEVLDGTNFLFAQIMGETVGEMAYDEAAQLKYGADYPDGADTVPEVMIINRQRAAEEEDEEAAELEGSELEARLMAEKIKEIVSRPFYVHDRSSGQPRRAMYRDIVVLVRSMTNAPQMIEQLQAHGIPAAADLSSGYFQATEVSVMLSLLKVIDNPHQDIPLAAVLRSPLFRFDENELAMIRLADPKGTFYEALQLFRQKPAETDEEEAAKKKAAAFLEQLGRWRTMARRRSLADLIWQLYRDTQFYDFVGALPGGKQRQANLRALYDRARQYESTAFRGLFRFLRFIERLQERGDDLGAARPLGEQEDVVRVMTIHSSKGLEFPVVFLAGLARPFYTRDLHHPYLLDKELGFGARFVHPQLRISYPTLPLLAIQVKKRLELLAEEMRILYVALTRAKEKLYLLAAVNDADKEIEKWKGVAGEREWLLPDDVRASARSYLDWIGRALIRHRDGCILAGEKAPDEIASHPSVWRIAIVPAAELRSGEAAADQADESVLAALEHGRPVPAGGGWKEEAERRLLWRYRYEKGTIVRAKQSVSELKEQRVLFGELASEWPLRQGTAPIFSRPRFMQEKTLTPMEKGTALHIVMRHLDLRAPVSEASIREQMGRLIEKELLSAEQAEAVDAAAIAAFFATDIGRRLCAAREVHREVPFSLGLPASHLYGHDGMEDDRRVLVQGVIDCVFADERGYVMIDYKTDEVTGRFAGQKEEAARFLLGRYGTQMRLYRQAIEQIWRVPVAECYLYSFDGQYIIAVE